TCACGCATCGCCCGCTCCCCGCCGCCCGGCGTGAAGTCACCCTCCGCGACGAGCCGCGCGTCGACGTCCCCGATGACATCCCGGAAGCCCTCCAGCCGGTCCACCGCCGACGTCTGGTCGAGGGCGCCGGTGATGTGGGCGATACGGCTGCGGCCCAGGCCGACGAGATGCCGTACGGCGTCCCGGGCACCGCCCCGGTTGTCGCTGTCGACGTACACCACGTCGTCCCCCGTACCGTCGCTCCAGCCGGGCCGGCCGCCGAACACGGTCGGGATTCCGGCCCGCTGGATCAGGCCGGGCAGCGGGTCGTCGAGGTGGAGGGAGAAGACGAGCGCCCCGTCGACATGTCCCCCGGCGAGATAGCGGCCGACCCGCGCGTGATCGTCCCGCCCCTCGGTGAGCAGCAGCACGAGCTGGTTATCGTGAGCCGTCAACTCCTTGCTGATGCCCCTGAGTTGAAGGGCGAAGAAGGGGTCGGAGAAGACCCGGGTCTCCGGTTCGGCGACGACGACGGCGATGGCGTCATGGCGTCGCGTCACCAGGCTGCGGGCGGCCTGGTTGGGGACGTACCCCAACTCCTCCACGGCCTGCCGCACCCGCTCGACGAGCGGCTCCCTGACTCCGTCACCACCGTTCACCACCCGGGACACGGTGGCCCGCGAGACCCCGGCCCGCGCGGCCACGGCCTCCAGCGTGGGACGCGGCGCTGTCTCGGTCACTTAGGGCCCTCCTCGTGGTTGCGGCCCAGGATAGCCCTGGTCGGGGTGGGAGGTGAGAGCGCTCTCGGGGGGGGACTCCTACGCCTTGTTCGACATCAGCCGACCTCACGCCAGCAGATCCACCGCGCGCCCCGTACCCCTCCGTCGAGCCTCCCCGTACGCCACCCACGCGACCGCCAGATCCTGCCAGGGCAGCCCCACGGGGGCGTACACGGTACGGTCATCCGTGCCGCGTCTGCCGGGATGCTCGCCCCGCAGCACCTCCCCGAGGGTGGCGTCGGCCGTCAGGCCGGTCCCCGCCAACGCCCCCATCGCCCCGGCGAGCTCACGGTCGTCCACGATCACCGACGCCGCCCCGAGCAGATCCGCACCCAGCTCCCGCTTACCCGGCTCGTCCGCGCCGAGGCTCGTGAAGTGCTGGCCGGGACGCGTGTCCGCGAGGCGCAGCAGTGGCTCGCGGGACCATGTCGCCAGCAGAACGGTGTCGGCCGCCGCGGCCACCTCCGCCGCCGAGCCCACCACCCGTCCCCCATGTCGCGCCGCGAACTCGGCGGCCCGTTCACCGTCCGTGTCGTGGACCACCAGGTCACCGTGAGACCGCGGAGATCGCTGGGATCGCAGAGACCGCTGGGATCGCAGAGACCGCTGGGATCGCTGGGATCGCTGGAATTCGGGAGACCGCTCGGATCGCGGAGGCCGCAGTGCCGCCAGCCCCCGTACCGTCAACTCGGCCTGTGCGCCCGCCCCGATCACCCCCAGCACGCCACCCGTACCGGCCAGCGCATGGGTTCCCAGCGCCGCCGCCAACCCTGTCCGCCACGCCGTCACCGTCGCCGAGTCGATCAGCGCCAGCAACTCGCCGTCCCGGCCGCTGTGGAGACAGATCACGCCCCGCAACGCGGGCCGCGCGCCGGGGAACTTGGCGTTCACCTTCACCGTGTACGCCTCGATGGCCGGCAGCAGCCCGGGGATGAGGGCCGTGGCGGTTCCCGGGAACGGCAGGTCCGTCCGCACGCGTTGTCCGGCCACCGTGCCACCGTCCGCCGCACGGAATCCCTCGCGCAGCGCGTCGAGACAGGCCGCCGGGTCCAGTACGGCCTCAAGGTCACTGCGGGTGAGGAGAAGAGTCACCCCTCCATGATCCGCCAGTCAGTCGATCAGTGCTCATGCTCATGCGGCTCGTATCCCGGAATCGTCCCGTCCGTCTTCTTCACCAGGAACAACCCCACCATCCCCATGTCCGAATGGCTCTGGACATGGCAGTGGTACATCCACGCGCCCGCCCCGACCCCCTCCCCCGCGATCACCTGGAAGCCGAAGGAGTCCGCCGGGCCCACGATCTTGTTGTCGATGACCTGGCTCGGGTCGTCGGGGCCGGTGAGCATGCCGGTGCGGTTGTCGGCCCAGCGGTGACCGTGCATATGGAAGGTGTGGTAGTACTCGCCGTGCGTGATCATCACGAACTCGACCCGGTCGCCCACCGTGGCCTCGAAGTCGGGGCCGGAATGCGCCGGTTTGTTGTTGATGAGCATGTCGTTGAAGACGATCGTGTGCGTCGCGTCGGGGAGGATGTCGCCCTTGCGGCGGACGATCACCGGGCCGTACAGGCCCTTGCGGATGCCGCCCGTGCCGTGTTCCGTGCCCACCACGTGGTCGTGGTAGTGCCAGTAGCCGGCGCTGCCCGACCGCCAGGTGCCGTCCTTGCGGCGGCCGGGGGCGTGGGTGCGCCAGGTGTAGGTGCGGGTGCCGCCCGGTTCCACGTCGCTCTTGTTCAACTTCGTTCCGTCGCTGGAGACTTCGTAGTCCAGACCGTGGACATGGAGGCTCGCCCGCACGTCCATCGTGTTCTCGAACTCGATGTGCAGCGTGTCGCCCTCGTTCAGCTCGATCAGCGGACCCGGGATCGTCGCCTTGCCCTTCTCGAAGCCGTAGCCCATCTGTCCGTCGGCGAGCTTCTCGGCATACAGCTTGAGGTGCCGCACCTCGCCGCCCGCCGGGGCCGTCTTCGCCGGGGTGTCGGCGCTCGCGGCCTCCGGCGCGACGGACAACGATGTCGCGACGGTCCCGGCGCCCACCACCGCCGCGCCACCCAGCAGCATCCTTCGATTGAAACCGCGTCTGTCCATGCGGAACTCCCCACCCTGGGACGGAATTTGCGGAGACGTACCTGTGATGAACCGGTGAGACGGTACCGGCCGTTCCGCCGTTTATCCACACTCAGGACAAAGTTGGCCCCAACTCGGTCATAGGTATTGGCGAGTTGCGCAAAGGGGTCTAGCTTCCTTGGCGCTGTCGCTGTGACCGAGGAGGTGCCCATGCACTTACGAGGGTTGAGCACGAGAAGACGGGTCGGTGTGGCGGGCGTGACCGCCGGGGTCGTCGTGGCCGGGCTGATGTCCGGTCCCGTCGCCACCGCGCGCCCGGCGCCGGGACCGACACTGACAACGATGTCCGTGAAGTCGCCGCCGGGCGGCGCGAATGTACGGGTGCTGCTCTTCTACGGGTCCGCCGCGGCCGGCGAGGAGTCGCCGGTCGTGAATGCCGGGATCGAGGCGATCGAGAAGATCGGGCTGTCCGGGCCGGCCGATCAGCGGTTCAAGACCGTGGCCACGAACGACGCCTCGGTGTTCACCGATGAGGCGAAGCTCGGTCGTTACAACGCCATCGTCTTCCTCACCGGGGGTGGCGACATCCTCGATCCCGAGGAGGAGGCGGGACTTGAGGCCTATATGGAGGCCGGCGGCGGGTTCGTCGGCATCCATGACGCCGCCCGCGCCGAGCCGTACTCGGACTGGTTCACGGGGCTCGTCGGCGCCCGTCCCGCCGCCGCCAGTCCCACCGCCGTGCAGCGGGCCGTCGTCGAGGTGGGCGACCGGCAGCATCCGGCGACCAAGGATCTGCCGGTGCAGTGGAAACGGCCGGATCAGTGGTTCAACTGGGCCAAGAACCCGTCGGGTTCCGTGCACACCGTGGCCCGGGTGCGCGAGTCGACGTATCAGCCGGGGGACGGGAAGAACGGCTGGGACCATCCGGTCAGCTGGTGCCGTGACTACGACGGCGGGCGCTCCTTCTACACCGGTATGGGCGGCACCGTGTCGTCGTACGACGAGGCCGACTTCCGTGCGCATCTGCGGGGCGCACTGATGTGGACCTCGCGGCTGGTGCGGGCCGACTGCAAGGCGACCATCACCGGCAACTACAAGGCCGAGCGGCTTACGCAGCCCAACCAGCCGGGGCAGAACGACCAGATCGGCGAACCGCACGGCCTGGTCACCGCGCCCGACGGGCGGGTGCTCTACATCGGGCGGGGCGGCGCCGACTCCTCCCAGCCCGTGGTCACCGACTGGAACAGCCCCGACATCGGCAAGGGCCGGGGCGAGATCCACGTCTACGACCCGAAGACCAAGAAGGTGACCCTCGCGGGCGCCCTCACCGTCTTCGGCAACAAGGGCGGCGGCGACGAACTGGTGAAGGTCGAGGAGGGCCTCCTCGGTATCGAGCTCGATCCGCGGTTCGAGGAGAACGGGTGGGTGTATCTGCACTACACGCCGCACTCCCAGATCAACCGTGAGACACAGATGGCCGAGCGGCGCGTCTCCCGCTTCACGCTCGACCTCGCGACGAACAAGCTGGACCTGGGCAGTGAGAAGGTGCTGCTCAAGTGGCCGGTGCAGATCCACAGTTGCTGCCACGCGGGCGGCGGGATGACCTGGGACTCCAAGGGCAACCTGTACATCGCGACCGGCGACAACAACTCCAGCCGCTTCAGCGACGGTTACTCGGGCAACAACCCGGAGCCCAACTACAAGGGCGTCTCCTTCGCCGACGCGCGCCGCACCGCCGGCAACACCCACAACCTCAACGGCAAGATCCTGCGCATCCACCCGGAGGCGGACGGGACCTACACCCTGCCCGCCGGGAACCTCTTCACCGGACAGGAGACCGACGAGGGCGGCGGCAAGACGCGCGGCGAGATCTATGTGATGGGGGTCAGGAACCCGGCCCGCATCTTCGTCGACAAGAAGACCGACGTCCTCTACGCCGGCTGGGTCGGCCCGGACGCCTCGGCGCCGTCCACCACCTGGGGTCCGGCGAAGTACGACACGTTCGCCGTCATCACCAAGGCGAGCAACCGGGGTTGGCCGTACTGCATGGGCAACAAGCAGCCCTACCGCGACCGCAACCTCCCCGACCCGACGCAGCCGCTCGGCTGGTACGACTGCGACCACCCGAAGAACGAGTCCCCGAACAACGACGGCCTCGTCAATCTCCCGCCGGTCACCGGCAACAACATCTGGTACTCGCCCCAGGGCGGCGCCCCGGACTTCCCGCGCGAC
This DNA window, taken from Streptomyces sp. NBC_00663, encodes the following:
- a CDS encoding multicopper oxidase domain-containing protein; this translates as MDRRGFNRRMLLGGAAVVGAGTVATSLSVAPEAASADTPAKTAPAGGEVRHLKLYAEKLADGQMGYGFEKGKATIPGPLIELNEGDTLHIEFENTMDVRASLHVHGLDYEVSSDGTKLNKSDVEPGGTRTYTWRTHAPGRRKDGTWRSGSAGYWHYHDHVVGTEHGTGGIRKGLYGPVIVRRKGDILPDATHTIVFNDMLINNKPAHSGPDFEATVGDRVEFVMITHGEYYHTFHMHGHRWADNRTGMLTGPDDPSQVIDNKIVGPADSFGFQVIAGEGVGAGAWMYHCHVQSHSDMGMVGLFLVKKTDGTIPGYEPHEHEH
- a CDS encoding LacI family DNA-binding transcriptional regulator — its product is MTETAPRPTLEAVAARAGVSRATVSRVVNGGDGVREPLVERVRQAVEELGYVPNQAARSLVTRRHDAIAVVVAEPETRVFSDPFFALQLRGISKELTAHDNQLVLLLTEGRDDHARVGRYLAGGHVDGALVFSLHLDDPLPGLIQRAGIPTVFGGRPGWSDGTGDDVVYVDSDNRGGARDAVRHLVGLGRSRIAHITGALDQTSAVDRLEGFRDVIGDVDARLVAEGDFTPGGGERAMRELLHRCPDIDAVFAANDLTASGALRVLREHGRRVPDDVAVIGFDDMLPIAEQTDPPLTTIRQDIEEMGRLMARLLLKGGGDAASGVVLPTTLVRRASA
- a CDS encoding ornithine cyclodeaminase family protein, which codes for MTLLLTRSDLEAVLDPAACLDALREGFRAADGGTVAGQRVRTDLPFPGTATALIPGLLPAIEAYTVKVNAKFPGARPALRGVICLHSGRDGELLALIDSATVTAWRTGLAAALGTHALAGTGGVLGVIGAGAQAELTVRGLAALRPPRSERSPEFQRSQRSQRSLRSQRSLRSQRSPRSHGDLVVHDTDGERAAEFAARHGGRVVGSAAEVAAAADTVLLATWSREPLLRLADTRPGQHFTSLGADEPGKRELGADLLGAASVIVDDRELAGAMGALAGTGLTADATLGEVLRGEHPGRRGTDDRTVYAPVGLPWQDLAVAWVAYGEARRRGTGRAVDLLA
- a CDS encoding ThuA domain-containing protein, producing the protein MHLRGLSTRRRVGVAGVTAGVVVAGLMSGPVATARPAPGPTLTTMSVKSPPGGANVRVLLFYGSAAAGEESPVVNAGIEAIEKIGLSGPADQRFKTVATNDASVFTDEAKLGRYNAIVFLTGGGDILDPEEEAGLEAYMEAGGGFVGIHDAARAEPYSDWFTGLVGARPAAASPTAVQRAVVEVGDRQHPATKDLPVQWKRPDQWFNWAKNPSGSVHTVARVRESTYQPGDGKNGWDHPVSWCRDYDGGRSFYTGMGGTVSSYDEADFRAHLRGALMWTSRLVRADCKATITGNYKAERLTQPNQPGQNDQIGEPHGLVTAPDGRVLYIGRGGADSSQPVVTDWNSPDIGKGRGEIHVYDPKTKKVTLAGALTVFGNKGGGDELVKVEEGLLGIELDPRFEENGWVYLHYTPHSQINRETQMAERRVSRFTLDLATNKLDLGSEKVLLKWPVQIHSCCHAGGGMTWDSKGNLYIATGDNNSSRFSDGYSGNNPEPNYKGVSFADARRTAGNTHNLNGKILRIHPEADGTYTLPAGNLFTGQETDEGGGKTRGEIYVMGVRNPARIFVDKKTDVLYAGWVGPDASAPSTTWGPAKYDTFAVITKASNRGWPYCMGNKQPYRDRNLPDPTQPLGWYDCDHPKNESPNNDGLVNLPPVTGNNIWYSPQGGAPDFPRDANGIPSYKQEESTYLLPWLKGGGQAAMNGPVYRYDTGSTSEVKWPSYWDGKWFIGDFYDADQPRNAVITDPKNHGEGGLPVHSESLKKIIPIGNDGIKNLMDWKFGPDGSLYVLDYGRGFFTSDAKSALWRVTYTGGGPTPAADQLARGAAQ